In Zobellia roscoffensis, the following are encoded in one genomic region:
- a CDS encoding ThuA domain-containing protein, with the protein MKKNITILFLFVSGFIFSQHIEEFKITDEWLAKIEQLAPSETTVKNVSKKKILVFSKATGFDHWTIPHNAEMLKILGTKSDAFEIHIGYDIESFEKKNLKKYDAIVFNNCNPSGPKRDLFWDLLQMNSNLSDNKITALSKQYETNIMNYVAKGGGLMIMHGAITVQNNSDEFSKMTGGSFDYHPKQQEMHVKEVDPKHPLVQAFKGNGLTHVDEPYFFNNAYFDYNFRPLLYIEIDKLEGMKKEVDEKVNYVSWIKRHGKGRVFYSSPSHNAQSLDHPELLQFFLDGMQYVVGDLECDDSPIGK; encoded by the coding sequence TAAAATTACAGATGAATGGCTTGCTAAAATTGAACAGTTGGCGCCTTCTGAAACTACCGTAAAAAATGTATCCAAAAAGAAAATATTAGTCTTCTCTAAAGCTACAGGGTTCGACCATTGGACCATTCCACATAATGCAGAAATGCTAAAAATACTCGGCACAAAATCGGACGCTTTTGAAATACATATTGGGTATGACATTGAGAGTTTTGAAAAAAAGAACCTAAAGAAATATGATGCAATCGTTTTTAACAACTGTAATCCATCAGGACCTAAAAGGGATTTATTTTGGGATTTACTACAAATGAATTCTAATCTTTCCGATAACAAAATAACAGCACTATCAAAACAATATGAAACGAACATCATGAATTACGTTGCTAAAGGCGGTGGATTAATGATAATGCACGGTGCCATTACGGTTCAAAACAACTCTGACGAATTTAGCAAAATGACAGGGGGCAGTTTTGATTACCACCCTAAACAACAAGAAATGCACGTTAAAGAAGTGGACCCTAAACATCCATTAGTACAAGCTTTTAAAGGGAATGGACTTACACATGTAGATGAGCCTTATTTTTTCAACAATGCCTATTTTGATTATAATTTTAGACCCTTACTTTATATTGAAATAGATAAGTTAGAAGGTATGAAAAAGGAAGTAGATGAAAAAGTTAACTATGTTTCTTGGATCAAGAGACATGGTAAAGGTCGCGTTTTTTACAGCTCACCTTCTCACAATGCACAGAGCTTGGACCATCCTGAACTGCTTCAGTTTTTCTTAGATGGAATGCAGTATGTGGTTGGTGATTTAGAATGTGACGATTCTCCAATAGGAAAATAG